Proteins from a single region of Dyadobacter fanqingshengii:
- a CDS encoding AraC family transcriptional regulator produces the protein MKPSVAVLPFVNLSNDPEEEYFSDGVTEEIINVLSRVPGLQVAGRTSSFTFKGRTKDLKWIGEQLNVEYILQGSIKNSGDRLLVDVQLVRARDDSQVWSEHYDRELDDIFDIQDEIALAILSAIKVQLLGEESTATFKRYTNNKEAYQLYLRGRFYHNKFAGPDAYHKAIGYFESAIALDPTYAIAYAGIASCYLNMWFYRHMPAAKALPLMKEATGQALALDSGIAESYLALARMQMLNEWDFVSAAASFAKALELNWNAADLLGQHALFLALSDKYAEAEEQTAIALSLEPFSLINNFYAAYVYWIAGNFEKAVQQGQKLVALEPSFWGGHLIIGLNLITLKNFPEAQEALENALEINYNGITLSACGVLFGLSDETDSARDILTQMNSLSKNQVVANYDMGIVHAAVGDIDEALGYFQAAIDQHEPPMLFFKFIVRDWLTETGQDVHYKSIIDQIIK, from the coding sequence ATGAAACCATCCGTTGCCGTATTGCCATTTGTAAACCTGAGTAATGATCCCGAAGAAGAATATTTTAGTGATGGGGTCACGGAAGAGATCATTAATGTGTTGAGTCGCGTGCCCGGCTTGCAAGTGGCCGGGCGAACATCATCCTTTACTTTTAAAGGCAGAACAAAAGATCTAAAATGGATCGGCGAACAGCTGAATGTGGAGTATATACTGCAAGGGAGCATCAAAAATTCGGGCGACCGGCTGCTTGTGGATGTGCAGCTGGTGCGTGCTAGGGACGACAGCCAGGTCTGGTCCGAACATTACGACCGGGAATTGGACGACATTTTCGATATTCAGGATGAAATTGCACTGGCTATTTTGAGCGCGATAAAAGTACAGCTGCTTGGGGAAGAATCTACTGCCACTTTCAAACGATATACCAATAATAAAGAAGCCTATCAGCTTTATCTGCGCGGACGCTTCTATCATAACAAGTTCGCCGGGCCGGATGCCTATCATAAAGCGATCGGCTATTTTGAGTCTGCCATCGCACTGGACCCAACTTACGCAATTGCCTACGCAGGCATCGCTTCGTGTTACCTAAATATGTGGTTTTACAGGCATATGCCTGCTGCGAAAGCATTACCGCTGATGAAGGAAGCGACTGGTCAGGCGCTTGCGCTGGACAGCGGCATTGCTGAAAGTTACCTTGCTTTGGCCCGCATGCAAATGCTGAACGAGTGGGATTTTGTAAGCGCCGCCGCCTCCTTTGCCAAAGCATTGGAATTGAACTGGAATGCTGCCGATCTGCTGGGACAACACGCGCTCTTCCTGGCCCTGAGCGATAAATATGCCGAAGCAGAAGAACAAACGGCCATCGCATTATCGCTCGAACCATTTTCACTGATCAATAATTTTTACGCAGCATATGTTTACTGGATTGCCGGGAATTTCGAGAAAGCCGTGCAACAGGGACAAAAACTGGTGGCACTGGAACCTTCTTTCTGGGGAGGCCACCTGATCATTGGCCTCAACCTGATCACTCTGAAAAATTTCCCGGAAGCACAGGAAGCGCTGGAAAATGCATTGGAAATCAATTACAACGGCATCACCCTCAGCGCTTGTGGTGTTTTATTCGGGCTCTCTGACGAAACAGATAGTGCACGCGACATTTTAACGCAAATGAACTCCCTGAGCAAAAATCAAGTGGTTGCCAATTACGACATGGGCATTGTGCACGCCGCTGTTGGTGATATAGATGAGGCGCTCGGCTATTTTCAGGCCGCCATTGATCAGCACGAACCGCCGATGCTGTTCTTCAAATTCATCGTCCGCGACTGGCTT
- a CDS encoding LVIVD repeat-containing protein, with protein MKKIAPFIFLGLVILGLLLILSGCNDGRNDSALNPQTGAGGSMARFAITGNTLYIVSKQSLEVYDIGDGANPVKTVQKDMGVGIETIFPYRDNLYVGAMDGMYIYDNSTPRDPKLLTKYQHIQSCDPVVVQGKYAYVTLRNGVTCRPGNTLSSLDVVDVSNPAQPVRVHTQPMSSPYGLGVSGNKLFVCEGTKGFTVLDITNPASPLFKHTFEDLPAYDVIVRDKHLIITGEKGLFQYKYDDADNVEFLSKIPVL; from the coding sequence ATGAAAAAAATTGCACCATTTATATTTTTAGGGCTGGTCATTCTGGGACTGCTGCTGATCCTGAGCGGTTGCAACGACGGTCGGAATGACTCGGCATTGAACCCGCAAACCGGCGCCGGTGGCTCTATGGCGAGGTTTGCGATCACCGGCAACACGCTATACATTGTTTCGAAACAATCGCTGGAAGTGTACGATATCGGCGATGGGGCCAATCCGGTGAAAACGGTTCAGAAGGATATGGGCGTAGGGATAGAAACCATATTTCCTTACCGTGATAACCTTTACGTGGGAGCAATGGACGGCATGTACATTTATGATAATTCCACGCCTAGAGATCCGAAGCTTTTGACCAAATATCAGCACATCCAATCGTGTGATCCGGTGGTGGTGCAGGGGAAATATGCTTATGTTACCTTGCGGAATGGCGTTACCTGCCGACCTGGCAATACATTGAGCTCGCTGGATGTGGTTGACGTGAGCAATCCCGCACAACCGGTCAGGGTGCATACGCAACCAATGAGCTCGCCCTATGGACTGGGTGTTTCGGGTAATAAATTGTTTGTTTGTGAAGGAACAAAAGGGTTTACTGTTTTGGATATTACCAATCCGGCTTCGCCGCTGTTCAAGCATACGTTTGAAGATCTGCCCGCCTATGATGTCATTGTCAGAGATAAACATTTGATCATTACGGGCGAGAAAGGGCTGTTTCAATACAAATACGACGATGCAGACAATGTTGAGTTTCTGAGTAAAATCCCCGTTCTATGA